From Paenibacillus sp. FSL H8-0537:
AGGAAAGATCTACAATATTGATTTCAATACATTTCTTCTCAGTGATCCGATCTCAGTCGAACATCAGTTGGATATCATCGTTGATTTGCTGGTTGAAGGTAACAAATAAATGAAAAAATAAATGCTTCCTGTCTCTGCTATGTAAATCCACAACCGCTTAAGGTTGTGGATTTTTGCTTTTCATCTACATTTTGCCCTAGAATAAGTACCAAATATAACTGCGGATTTGTTTAGATGTTCAATATAAAAAATACTCTCGAAATTTGGGTGTTGCCCGGCACATACCATTCGTTATTATGAGAAGGAAGGATTACTCCCTTACATTAAGCGAGACAAGCATGGGAATCGTCTGTTTGAGCAAGAGCATTTAGATTGGATAAGGCTGATGACATGTTTTCGAGCAACTGGAATGAAGCTATCTTTGCTAAAGCAAATGGTCAATCTTGCATTAGATGGGGATTCCACCATTCCGCAAAGAAAAGCTGTGGATGTTGAGCTAACGGCTCAGTACCTGCTTCGTATTGAAGATGTTAGCCCTAAACATGTCGTTCACGGTACCCGCTATATGCAAGAACAGATGACCCTGCTTGATGGGTAAGATAAAAAACGAACAGTGACTCTCTTCCGTGGAGAGTCACTGTTTGTTTTTTATAAGGGTGATAATATATGCCATTCTAGAGCTTGACAGAAAAGAGGGAATTAAAGTGATTTTATAGAGGAATCCTTGGAATATTCATTCTGGTTGGAGAGGAAGAAGTCGTAATGGCGGCTAATTGGTGGCTGGCTCTTATTATTATGGTTGTGTTTAATGGAATTATAGCTTGGACATTATTTACAGGACTAGAGCCCGTAAGCCGCAGAGCCAAAAAGTGGTTGTTTATTGTTGCCAATGTTGTTGCGCTTGTGCTTGCTGTCTCTCAATTTTTTTGGATGGATTTTTAATAGAATAAGATAAAAAAACCATTAACCATTAACCAGTAATGAGTTAATGGTTTTTGTTTGTTTATTAATAGTGCGCAGCTACAAAGCGATATTCATATTCTTACTTCAGCTCATACTTTGCAAGACTCGTACCCATATCCAGATAAAAGGTATTTGCATTCAAGAATCGAATATTTCTCTCGGCAAACCGAGCTTGCTCCAGTATTAATGAGTTTTGCGTTTTGAGCGTGCGAGAATCGACTACGTAGATGACTGCTTTTGATGGTTT
This genomic window contains:
- a CDS encoding MerR family transcriptional regulator, with product MLSKFGCCPAHTIRYYEKEGLLPYIKRDKHGNRLFEQEHLDWIRLMTCFRATGMKLSLLKQMVNLALDGDSTIPQRKAVDVELTAQYLLRIEDVSPKHVVHGTRYMQEQMTLLDG